The window GCGACGGCGTTCGACGCGCTGGTCGAAGCGCGCCACTATTGAAAAGCCTCAAGCCACTTCGTTGGCTATTTCCTGCCGATGGACGAGAATAGCTGCATCGCCACGCTCGCCGAAATCCCCGACCACAGCACCTTCTTGTTCACCATTCGGGATGGGTTCGACGAGGAGGAGGCCGTCTTGGTCATGCAGGACGACGACGTGCTCGCATGGAAAAACTACTGCCAGCACTGGACGGACGTCCGCCTCGACAAGGGCGACGGTGCCGCGATGCGCGACGGCGAACTCGTCTGTGGCAAACACGGCGCGCTGTTCGAGGCCGATTCGGGTGTCTGCTCTTACGGCCCCTGTGAAGGTGCGGTTCTCGACCCAGTCGGCGTGACGGTCGAGGACGGTGCGGTGTTCCTGACCGACCCGGATTACGAGTTCGTCCAACAGGGATCCTCGATGGAGTACGATTTGTCCTCGAACCGGTCGCTGGGCTTCGAATAGGTTCGATCGTTCACCGGCGTGGCTTTGCCCCCCTAGCTATCCTCCCCGACGGATCGTAAACGTCGGTTCGTCGATGGCTTCGCTCTTGCATTCCGGACACCGAGATGGGCGGTTCGCGGGGTCATCGAAACGGTCGAATCCGCAGTCCCGGCATTCCGGCGGGGCGACGAGCAGTCGTTCGCCACCGGACTCTACCGACCGAGCAACGTGTTTCACGTGTCGAAGTGCCGTGCCGGCCGTGATATCGAACTCCGCCGCGAGGACGCTCGGTGAAGCGGGCTGATCCCGCAGAAAGGCTGTTATCCGTTCCCGCGTCGTCTCGTCGTCGGTCATGATTTGGGATTTGTGTCGGGTGTTCAAATTTCTACCGTGGATAATGTGACGACGTAAAATGTTTTCCCGTAGCAGTACATGTACTAACGTGCGATGGGGGAAGTATCGGATGGACGTGAGGACGCCATGTCGAGTAGCCGTACCGTTCTTTTCGTAGAACACGAAACTGATATCGCACGGTCGCTTTCCCGTTCCGCCGGCGAACTAACGGTGCACATCGAGTCGTCCGCGGCGGACTGCCTCGACCACCTCGACCAACGGGCGATAGACTGCATCGTCAGCAACTACGACTTGTCGGACGGTGACGGTATCGAACTCCTCGAATCCGTGCGCGCGAAGTATCCAAACCTCCCGTTCGTCCTGCTCACGAACGAAGGAAGCGAGCACGTCGCCAGCGAGGCGATCGCGGCGGGCGTAAGCGATTATCTCCCCACGACGGCTGTCGATGATGTAGACGTCCTCCGGGACCGAATCGAAGTTGCCATCGACAAACACCTCGGAGGAGATGGCGAGAGCCGGATCAAAGCACTCACGACCGCTTTTCCGGACGTTGCATTTCTCCTCGACGACAGGGGTCGTTACTGCGAACTCTTGGTCGGGCCCAATACCGAAAGTCTGGCCGCGAGTTCTCCCGCAAACCTCGTCGGGAGATCCATGCACGACGTGTTTTCCGAGGCGGAAGCGGACCGGTTTTTGGCACACATCCACCGGACGCTCGACTCCGGGCGTGTGGAGACGATGGAGTATCCGTTGGAAGTCGAGCGTGGCCAACGCTGGTTCGAAGCCCGCACGACGCCGCTCGGGGCGAAAATCGATGGCCGAGACGCCGTCGTTTGGGTCGCACGTGACATTACCGACCGGCGGGACCGGGAACGAAAACTGGCACATCAACACGACGAGTTGGAGACCCTGAACCAGATTCACCGCGTGATTCAGGAGGTCATCCACGAACTCGTCCACGCCGCGACTCGGGACGATATCGAGCAGTTAGTCTGTGAACGACTGGTCGAATCCGATCTGTACGAACTCGCGTGGACCGACGAAAGCGAGGTGAGTCGAGAGGGGGTTACACCCCGAACTCGCGCAGGAGGCATCGACGGCTATCTCGACACCCTCATTCAGTTTGGGAACAACATAGAGGACGATCCTGCGGACGTGGCCATGCAAACGGGTGAACTACAGGTCATCCAGGACGTTCGAGAGACGAAGAAAATCCCGTCGTTCGTCTGCGAGGAGGCACTTTCACGCGGTATCGAATCCGGGATTTCCATCCCGATTTCGTATGGAAACACGATTTACGGCACGCTGTCTCTCGTTTCGACGCGGAAAGGTGTGTTGGGGAAGCGGGCGCAGGCCGCGCTCGAAATCCTCGGCGACACTATCGGGTTCGCCATCAACGCCGCAAAGAACAAGAAGATACTGCTATCGGACAGCTCCGTCGAACTCGAATTTCAGGTTACCGACCCACGGGAGGTTTTTTTGACCGTCTCCCGAAAGTTGAACTGCCAGTGTCATCTGCACGGCCTCGTTCCGGCTTCGGATGGAAAACTGCTTCACTACGTTCGAATCAACGGTGCACAACCGGACCGTGTCGAGGAGATGGTGTCCGATGCAGAACAGGTCGAGGAGTGCCGACTCATCGACATCGACGATGTCGGCTTCGTTCTCGAAACCGTGATGTCCGAATCGACGATCAAGAAACTGGTCGAGGCAGGTGCTGCCGTGCAGTCCGCGACTGCGGACGACGGTGAAGTGACCATCATCGCCGAAGTGCCACATGATACCGATGTTCGACAGGTCGTCGATACTTTTCAATCGGCCTATCCGGACTCACAGCTGGTGGGGAAGCGAACCGTCGACAGGCCGACGCAGACGACACAGGATTTCCGCCAGTCCCTCACCGAACGACTTACTGAGCGGCAGGTGACCGCACTTCGGACCGCTTACTTCGCAGGTTACTACGACTGGCCTCGCGGAAGCAACGCGGAGGAAGTGGCAGGATCCCTCGACATCGCCTCGGCGACGCTTCACTACCATCTTCGTCGGGCACAGAACGAACTGCTATCCGCCTTTTTCGACGGATAGCGCGTGAACGACACGTATTGAACTGCATTGGCTACCGCGGTCAGTCCCCGACGCCGACCGTCGGGTGGGTCGCTGTGGTCGATCCTATGGGCACTACAATGAAAAAGGACTTAGGGGGCGGGAGTGACGGTCCTTCCATGAAAGCCGTCGTCCTCGCGGGCGGATACGCGACGCGCCTGTGGCCCATCACGAAACACCGGCCGAAAATGTTTCTCCCGATCGGTGAGACAACGGTCATCGACCGCATTTTCGCCGACCTCGAAGCCGACGACCGTATCGACACGGTGTACGTCAGTACGAACGAGCGATTTGCGGACGAGTTCCGCACGCATCTCGAAGCGAGCGAGTTCGAAAAGCCGAAACTGAGTGTCGAAGATACCTCCGAAGAAGACGAGAAGTTCGGGGTCGTCGGCGCGCTGGCCCAACTGGTCGAGCGTGAGGAAGTCGATGACGACCTGCTCGTCATCGCCGGAGACAACCTCATCAGTTTCGACGTGGGCGACTTCGTGGACTTTTTCGAGGCGAAAGAGTCGCCGATTCTGGCCGCCTACGACGTTGGAAGCAAAGAACGCGCGAAATCCTACGGTCTCGTGGAACTGGAAAACGACCGCGTCGTCGATTTCCAAGAAAAGCCGGACGATCCCAACTCGACGCTGGTTTCCATCGCCTGCTATGCCTTTACGCAGGACAATCTGCCACTCCTTCAGGAGTATCTAGAAGACGGTAACAACCCGGACGAACCCGGCTGGTTCCTCCAGTGGTTGCAAGCCCACGAACCGGTCTACGCCTACTCGTTCGAGGAAGCCTGGTTCGACATCGGCACGCCCGAGAGCTATCTCGACGCGGTGGCATGGTATCTCGATGGCGAATCGTACGTCGCTGACAGCGCCAGTCTCGACGACACGGATGTCGGTGAAAACGTCCACGTAATGGGCGGTGCGGAACTCGTCAGCGCCAGTCTCGACAACGCCATCATCTTCTCGAACGCGACGGTTCGGGACTGTGACGTGCGCGACTCCATCATCGACGAGAAGACGCACATCGAAAACATGGACCTCGCGGGCGCGCTGATCGGTGCGCACACCCAGATCACGAACGGCGCACGCGACGAGTAGCGACGAATCACGAATCCCTTCTCCGTTGAACCGTCTTCGTAGTGACAGCCACCTTCGCTGAACGTCTCCCAGAATCGTGTCGTACCGTCACGGGGCCTATTCGAACGCCTCTCGAAGCGCCTCGCCAGCGCGCTCACGCACGTCGTTGGCCGCTTCGACACCTGGGAACGGTTCGGAGAGGCGACGCATGTTAGCGAAGTCGTGAATCATGTCGTCGTAGTGGGTGTGGTCGACGGGGATATCGGCATCGGCGAGTGCCTCACCGTACGCAAACTGTTCGTCGCGTAACGGGTCGTATCCACAGGTGAACAGGGTCGCCGGCGGTAGTTCGGCGAGGGTCCGTCGCGGAGCACGCAACGGCGAGGCTCGAAGGTTCGCCCCGTCGATATCGTCCCGAAGGTAGTGATTCCAGAACCACACCATTCCCCGGGTAGTCAGGAAGAAGCCGTCGGCGTTCTCCTCGTAGGAGGGGGTGTCGAACGAGTGGTCGGTTACGGGGTAAAACAACACTTGGTGGTCGATTTCCGGCGCGTCTAGTCCCTTTTCGACGGCCATCTGTGCGACGACGGTCGCGAGATTACCGCCCGCGCTCTCACCAGCGACGGCGAGTCCCTCACCCGCTCCGATTTCGTCGGCATTGTCGGCGGTCCATTTCACCGAGAGGTACGCGTCTTCGACGGCAGCGGGAAACGGATGTTCCGGTCCCTTTCGATAATCGACGGAGACGACGACACAGTTGCCCTCGTTCGCGAGCGAGCGTGCGACTCCGTCGTGGGTGTCGAGGTTGCCGACGACCCACCCCCCTCCGTGGAAGTAGACGACCGCTGGAAGCGTCTCGTTCGGGTCGGGGTCGTAGATTCGAACGCGGATATCCCGTGCGTACGCCGGTATCTTGCGCTCCGCTACCGCCGCAACCGGTTCCGGATCGTCAGCCGGAGTAAACAGCCCACCGAGCAATGCTCGGGCCTGTTCGGGCGATTGGTGGGTAAGGTCGGGCGCTCCTTCTTCGACCAGCGTGTCCAGCAATGCCCGGGCGTCCGAATCGAGTTCCGCCGCTCGTCGCTCGTCTATTGGAGTGCTCATCGAATACGGTACGACACCGTTCTCCATAGTCTCGCTGGCCCACGACGACGGTCCATGCGACGGATGGAATGCTGCGCCGAACTGCCCGCTCGCTTCGCTCGCGGAGAACACCCTCACCCTAATGTAGCATCCGTAATTCGTACCCGTCCACGTGTTCCATCCCACGTCGTATCGTATTCCAGCTCGATTGGTCGGTCCATGTGTGGTGCATCCGTCACTAACGTCTCGAACTCCCCGCCCTCGCCCAAAACGTGAACACCGTACTCGTCGTTGAGTTCAGCCAGTTCGGCCAATGCTTCCTCGTCCACCGTTCGACCGAGCCACGATTCGTCCAATCCGTAGGCTGCGACCTGGACGATTTTGATTTCGAATCCGGCGTCTATCATCGCGTGGCCGAGTTCGCGTGGGTTTTTCTGCCAGAGGGGGGCGAACAAATCGATACCGAGACGGTCGCACAGGGCTTGGATTCTGCTCGTCTGGAACTCGCTTTCGACCGCACCTGCCGTGACGCCCGCCAAATCGAGGTCAAGGTCACGAAGCGCGGTTTCTAGCGTTTCCGTTTCCTTGTCGCCTTGTGCACCTGCGTCCTCGACGGATTTGGCGTCGAAGTCCCCCTCGACGTTCACGAGGGGAATGCCGATGCTTTCTGCCACGAGCGTCGTGAGGGTTGTCGCCGGAACGTGATACATGTAGGAATCGCCCGCCGGGTGAACGGTGAGCAGTCGTTCGACGTTCAAACCATCCTCGAGCGCTCGATAGAGCGCCCACGAGGAATCCTTTCCGCCGGAAAAGAGGCTGACCCACGCCTGCTGGTTCATGGTGTGGTTTGCGAGTGGGAGAATAAATGGCCCTCGGTTACTCCACGATTTCCTCTTCGAACGACGTTCCACTCACGTAGGACGCGACGCGCACGCCGAGGAGGCTGACGAAGACGCCAAGCAGAACGTACACGGCGAGTCGTGTTCCGGGGTCCAGCGTGAACTGGGAAACGGTCGTCTGACCGACTGTAATCTTCGGAACGGCGACAGGGGCGATTTTTCCGTCTCGTTGGAGGAAGTAGGCCGAAAACCCACGAACGACAAGTCCGACAGCGAGGACGCCGAACGGAAGATTTAGGTGAGAATTTCGAACGCGGTCGTTCCGGATTGCTTCGTCCAGCAGTCGGCCCATGCTCGCAGTGAGGGCGGCGACTGCGATCCACGGAACGCTCTCGAACGTGAACGCCATGGCCGTCATGAGGATTCCTTCGGAGGACTCCAACGGGGCGGCACGGAGCGCGCCGACGAAGACGCCGATGAGCGACAATCCGAGGCCGACGACGTAGGTGACGATGGAGACGCGACCGGAGTACAACGCGTCGCGCGCCTCGGCGGGTAACTCACGGAAGTAGTCGCCGATCGCGAGCCCTTTGTACAGGACGAACAGGCCGATAACCGCGGTGATGGCGGAGGTCGCCATGGCGAGCCCCCACTGTAACAGTAACACCGGAAACGCGATGAGGGCGATACCGGTCGGGACGAGCACGGTCTGTCGAAGCTCCTCGTCCGCGAGGAACTGCTTCAGGAGGTAGTACGTGGATTCGATGTCGCGGGCCTGTCGGACGACGACACGGTCCACCGCATCGACGCGGACGCGGCTTTCGACGATGGGGACGAGCCGCTCGTCTTCCGCGCTGTCGATGACGATGATCGCCGAGTCGGCCTCGTGTTCGGCGACGAGTTCGTCCATCTGCGCGGCTACGGCACGGTCCGCACCGACTCGCGTTTCGGCGGTGCCGGAGATGACTGCAACCGTCGTCTCCTCGTCGCTATCGCGGAGGTCACGGGCGACGCGGAGGGCTTCGAGTAGGCAGTTGACACTCGAATCCTCGGGGTCGGCGAGTCCGACATCGGTGACGAGTGACCGAACTGCTTCCCACCCGGCGACGGGCATCTTCAGTCCGGTCTTCCGGCCGATATCGTTGTTTCTATCGACACACACCACGAGCGTGCTCATTCGGTATCTCATCCCAGACGGGCAGGGGATAAAAAGGTCTTCTTTATGCCAACTAGTTGTCGTTCGGAGCCGTGTGTGCCGTTCCCCATATTTTTGGACCGCCTAAAAATCGGAACGCTTTAGTTGTTTAGGTATGCCTAAACCGATATATGCAAACCGACAGGCGGACCCTGTTAAAAATCGGTGGTGCGGCCGCTACGAGTTCTCTCCTTGCTGGATGTGGGGCCTTTACCGGCGAACTGAACGCGAAAGACGTAACCGCGGAGGCGGCAATCGCCGCCGAGTGGAACGCCATGCGCGCACGACTACACGACGCCTTTGCGCTCGGCGTCGCGGGCGAGTTCGAAGCCGGTGTCTCCGTCGCCGAGAACATCTTTACACGGTTCGAGAAGTCGAGCGGCGAATGGGGTGCACACGAAAAACTCGAACACACGAGCGAAACGCAGTACGAGGAGTTCGAGGAAGCACTCGGGCAGTTGAAGACCGCTCTCGAAGACGAGAACATGGACGAGGTGAAAACCGAACTCAACCTCGGTAACGAGCACCTTCGAAAGGCCCAAATCGGGCTGGTTGGTGAAGCGAACGTTCA of the Haladaptatus caseinilyticus genome contains:
- a CDS encoding bacterio-opsin activator domain-containing protein, translating into MGEVSDGREDAMSSSRTVLFVEHETDIARSLSRSAGELTVHIESSAADCLDHLDQRAIDCIVSNYDLSDGDGIELLESVRAKYPNLPFVLLTNEGSEHVASEAIAAGVSDYLPTTAVDDVDVLRDRIEVAIDKHLGGDGESRIKALTTAFPDVAFLLDDRGRYCELLVGPNTESLAASSPANLVGRSMHDVFSEAEADRFLAHIHRTLDSGRVETMEYPLEVERGQRWFEARTTPLGAKIDGRDAVVWVARDITDRRDRERKLAHQHDELETLNQIHRVIQEVIHELVHAATRDDIEQLVCERLVESDLYELAWTDESEVSREGVTPRTRAGGIDGYLDTLIQFGNNIEDDPADVAMQTGELQVIQDVRETKKIPSFVCEEALSRGIESGISIPISYGNTIYGTLSLVSTRKGVLGKRAQAALEILGDTIGFAINAAKNKKILLSDSSVELEFQVTDPREVFLTVSRKLNCQCHLHGLVPASDGKLLHYVRINGAQPDRVEEMVSDAEQVEECRLIDIDDVGFVLETVMSESTIKKLVEAGAAVQSATADDGEVTIIAEVPHDTDVRQVVDTFQSAYPDSQLVGKRTVDRPTQTTQDFRQSLTERLTERQVTALRTAYFAGYYDWPRGSNAEEVAGSLDIASATLHYHLRRAQNELLSAFFDG
- a CDS encoding DUF373 family protein — protein: MSTLVVCVDRNNDIGRKTGLKMPVAGWEAVRSLVTDVGLADPEDSSVNCLLEALRVARDLRDSDEETTVAVISGTAETRVGADRAVAAQMDELVAEHEADSAIIVIDSAEDERLVPIVESRVRVDAVDRVVVRQARDIESTYYLLKQFLADEELRQTVLVPTGIALIAFPVLLLQWGLAMATSAITAVIGLFVLYKGLAIGDYFRELPAEARDALYSGRVSIVTYVVGLGLSLIGVFVGALRAAPLESSEGILMTAMAFTFESVPWIAVAALTASMGRLLDEAIRNDRVRNSHLNLPFGVLAVGLVVRGFSAYFLQRDGKIAPVAVPKITVGQTTVSQFTLDPGTRLAVYVLLGVFVSLLGVRVASYVSGTSFEEEIVE
- a CDS encoding transcriptional regulator, giving the protein MMTDDETTRERITAFLRDQPASPSVLAAEFDITAGTALRHVKHVARSVESGGERLLVAPPECRDCGFDRFDDPANRPSRCPECKSEAIDEPTFTIRRGG
- a CDS encoding diphthine--ammonia ligase encodes the protein MNQQAWVSLFSGGKDSSWALYRALEDGLNVERLLTVHPAGDSYMYHVPATTLTTLVAESIGIPLVNVEGDFDAKSVEDAGAQGDKETETLETALRDLDLDLAGVTAGAVESEFQTSRIQALCDRLGIDLFAPLWQKNPRELGHAMIDAGFEIKIVQVAAYGLDESWLGRTVDEEALAELAELNDEYGVHVLGEGGEFETLVTDAPHMDRPIELEYDTTWDGTRGRVRITDATLG
- a CDS encoding NDP-sugar synthase; protein product: MKAVVLAGGYATRLWPITKHRPKMFLPIGETTVIDRIFADLEADDRIDTVYVSTNERFADEFRTHLEASEFEKPKLSVEDTSEEDEKFGVVGALAQLVEREEVDDDLLVIAGDNLISFDVGDFVDFFEAKESPILAAYDVGSKERAKSYGLVELENDRVVDFQEKPDDPNSTLVSIACYAFTQDNLPLLQEYLEDGNNPDEPGWFLQWLQAHEPVYAYSFEEAWFDIGTPESYLDAVAWYLDGESYVADSASLDDTDVGENVHVMGGAELVSASLDNAIIFSNATVRDCDVRDSIIDEKTHIENMDLAGALIGAHTQITNGARDE
- a CDS encoding alpha/beta hydrolase; this translates as MRVFSASEASGQFGAAFHPSHGPSSWASETMENGVVPYSMSTPIDERRAAELDSDARALLDTLVEEGAPDLTHQSPEQARALLGGLFTPADDPEPVAAVAERKIPAYARDIRVRIYDPDPNETLPAVVYFHGGGWVVGNLDTHDGVARSLANEGNCVVVSVDYRKGPEHPFPAAVEDAYLSVKWTADNADEIGAGEGLAVAGESAGGNLATVVAQMAVEKGLDAPEIDHQVLFYPVTDHSFDTPSYEENADGFFLTTRGMVWFWNHYLRDDIDGANLRASPLRAPRRTLAELPPATLFTCGYDPLRDEQFAYGEALADADIPVDHTHYDDMIHDFANMRRLSEPFPGVEAANDVRERAGEALREAFE
- a CDS encoding Rieske (2Fe-2S) protein; its protein translation is MDENSCIATLAEIPDHSTFLFTIRDGFDEEEAVLVMQDDDVLAWKNYCQHWTDVRLDKGDGAAMRDGELVCGKHGALFEADSGVCSYGPCEGAVLDPVGVTVEDGAVFLTDPDYEFVQQGSSMEYDLSSNRSLGFE